The proteins below come from a single Ochotona princeps isolate mOchPri1 chromosome 13, mOchPri1.hap1, whole genome shotgun sequence genomic window:
- the C13H10orf53 gene encoding UPF0728 protein C10orf53 homolog — protein MPKKAVVTIRYGPYSAVGLAVEHRTFRLEGLQVVLKKDGHQLILEKIDDWNTVELVVNGEVVFHCNIEDLEFGGDGKLDALCEEARIAVLNAY, from the exons ATGCCCAAGAAAGCGGTGGTCACCATACGCTATGGGCCCTACAGCGCGGTGGGCCTGGCCGTGGAGCACCGCACTTTCCGCCTGGAGGGCCTGCAAG TCGTTTTGAAGAAAGATGGACACCAGCTCATCCTGGAGAAGATAGACGACTGGAACACGGTGGAGCTGGTGGTGAACGGGGAGGTGGTGTTCCACTGCAACATTGAAGACCTGGAGTTCG GAGGTGATGGGAAACTGGATGCCCTGTGCGAAGAGGCGAGGATAGCCGTACTGAATGCCTACTGA